The stretch of DNA TCTCGAAGGCAAGGGCCCCACTCCGACAACCTCTGTTTCGGGACGCAGAACCTATACGGCCGAGCAAATGTTGGAGCTGCGGCAGTATCTTGACCGTCATGGCAGAGCTGATTTCAAAAAATACGTGCCATACAGACGCGCGGGGGAGCGTCTTCAGGTCATCGCGGTCGTCAATTTCAAGGGCGGCAGCGGTAAAACAACGACGGCGGCCCATCTAGCTCAACATCTTGCTCTTACGGGTCATCGCGTGCTCGCGATCGACCTTGATCCACAAGCGTCCCTGTCCGCGCTCCACGGCATCCAGCCCGAGCTCGACAGAAATCCCTCACTCTATGAGGCGCTCCGCTACGACGACGCTCGGAAGCCGATTTCCGAGGTTATTCGGCGAACGAATTTTCCTGGGCTAGACATTGTTCCCGCGAATCTCGAACTTCAGGAATACGAATACGAAACCCCCCTCGCGGCTTCCGACAAGTCCTCGGCCGAAGGACGGATGTTTTTCACCCGGATCACCGACGCTTTGAAGGAGGTCGATGCAAATTACGATATAGTGGTGATCGATTGCCCTCCGCAGCTCGGCTATCTCACCTTAACCGCTCTGACCGCCTCTACCGCTGTTCTCATCACCATCCATCCTCAGATGCTGGATGTGATGTCCATGAGCCAATTTCTGCTCATGCTGGGCGGGATCCTTCAGTCGATCAGCAGCGCGGGAGCTGACGTCCGCCTCAAGTGGTTTCGCTATCTCGTCACGCGCTACGAGCCAACCGACGGCCCTCAGGCGCAGATGGTCGGATTCATGCAAGCGCTTTTTCCAAAGCAGATGCTGAAAAACCCAATGGTGAAATCAACCGCCATTTCGGACGCGGGCATCACCAACCAAACCCTGTATGAGGTCGAGCGCTCCCAATTCACCCGCGCCACCTATGACCGTGCCCTAGAGGCGCTGAACGCGGTCAATGAGGAGATCGCGGCTCTCGTCCACAAAGCGTGGGGTCGCAAATGAGCCAGATTTTGACAGCCGTGCAGAATGGTAAAACCGCCCGAAACCTCAAGCGATTGGCGCAAGAGGAAGGAGCCTGACGTGGCCCGCAAGAACCTCCTCACGAGCATCACCGGGGCAGAGACGTCGAAGGCCGACGCTGTCGCCCGCCACGATTACGCGCTGCGTGGGGCGTCGCGCTCGATGATGCTTTCCATCGACGAGATGGCGGAAAACGCGAAAAAAATGCTCGCAGGGGAGTCGATCGTCGAACTCGACGTCGCCGTTCTGGATCAGTCTTTCATCGCCGATCGCATCGAAGACGACGATGAAGATTACGTTCATCTCCGGGAGGCGATCCGAGAGCATGGGCAATCGACCCCGATCCTCGTGCGGCCGCATCCGCAGATCAAAGGTCGCTATATGATCGTATTCGGGCACCGTCGCGCACGGGTCGCCAGAGAACTTGGCTTTCCCGTTCGCGCCGTCGTCAAGAATCTTGAGGATATTGCGCATATTGTCGCGCAGGGACAGGAAAACACTGCACGCGCAAATCTGTCTTTCATCGAAAAGGCCCTGTTCGCCAAAAAGCTTCTCGATATGGGACAGCGGAAGGAAACGATTAAATCGGCCCTGACGATCGATGACACTTTGATGTCCAGAATGCTTTCCATCGCGGAGACGGTTCCTCCCCCGGTGATCGAAGCGATCGGCGCTGCCAGAACAGTTGGTCGCGATAGGTGGGAAGAACTCAAGAAGCAGGTTAAGCAGCCGCAGAAGGCTGAAGCCGCAATCTCCATCGTAAAGTCCGAAGAATTTCGCTCCAAAGACGCGATCGATAGGTTCAATTATCTGCTTGCGCAGCTGAAGGCACTCGGGAGGAATCCGCGAAAGCCAGCGCGAGGGCGGATCGAAGCGGCGTCCTGGGCACCAGAAGACAAGACAGTGGCCGCAAGCTACCGGAATACCGGAGACAGCTTCAACCTCTCGCTCAAATCAAAAAATGCAGGCGAGTTCGGCCGATACATCTCGTCCAACCTGGATACGCTCTACAGGGCGTTCAGGGAAACGAAGATCAATAGCGAATCAGGAGATTAAACCGCAAAAGAAAAAAGCCCCCGAACGTCGCCGCCCGGAAGCCTTTCTCTGATCTAAGCACTCCGAGAATCCCACTTCCGCGAATCACAGTCAAGAGTTTTGGCGCCTATTTCGGCGAGCGGATTTCTTTTGCCTGAACGAGGCAAAGGATCATGCAAAGACAAACAACGACGCCCTTCGGGCGGCGATCGCTGTCGCTTGCCATGGTGGCAAACCAGGCGGCGACTAAAGAATTCGCGTCCCGCCCGGACGCCTCAGAAACCGTCGTCCACAAATGGCGGCTGTTTCGGGCGCTGACGGAGGCAAAAGCGCCGCTCGGCGTCACCGACCGGGCGCTGTCGGTGCTGCACGCGTTGCTGAGCTTCCATCAGGAGACGGCGCTGACACTGCCCGAGAAGGACGTTAAGGCGTCGGAAAGTGGTTCGGACACCGGGATCATTGTCTTCCCTTCAAATAGGGAGCTGTCGATCCGGGCTCATGGCATGGCGCCGGCGACGTTGCGGCGTCATCTCGCTTCGCTTGTTGACACCGGCCTGATCATTCGGCGCGACTCACCCAACGGCAAACGCTTCGCGCGAAGAGGGGAGGGGGGCGAGATCGAGGATGCCTTCGGCTTCGATCTGACGCCGCTCATCGCGCGCGCCAGCGAGATCGAAAATCTCGCCGAAGAGGTGCGCGCGGAAAACCGCGCGGTGGCCTTGCTCCGCGAAAAAGTCACCCTGATGCGACGCGACATCGCCAAGATGATTGAGGCAGGCATGGAAGAGGGCGTTCCCGGCGACTGGGAGGCTTGCGACGGCGACTATCAGGCGCTGTCCGGTCGCCTGGCCCGCAAAATGACACGGGCTGATCTCGAGGCTTTGGCGCAGGAACTAGGAACCCTTGCCAGCGAAATCAATAACTCGCTGGAAACTCACGTGAAACGCCAAAATATGAGCGGCAATGAGTCTCAAACTGAGCGGCACATACAGAATCAAACCACAAATATTTCTGATCTTGAACCTAGCCTTCAAGAAGGCAGGGTCGAACCGCCCGGGCCAACGGGCGAAGAAGCGAAAGCCGATAGGGCAGCGGATTGGGAAGTTGGGGAACTTGATCCTAAGGTCGCTCACCGCTCACCCCTGACGCCCAGACCTTATCCGCTCGGGATGGTGCTGCAAGCCTGTCCGGACATTGTCGACTACGGCAAAGGCGGGGAGATTTCATGCTGGCGCGATCTCGTCGACGCGGCGGCGATCGTGCGCTCGGCGCTCGGCATCTCGCCGGACGCATGGAGGCAGGCGTTGGAGGTGATGGGGGAACACGACGCCTCGATCGTCATTGCAGCCATCCTGCAGCGCGGCGATGAAATCAAATCCGCAGGCGGCTATTTGCGGGTTTTGACCGCCAAGGCGCGGGAAGGGGAATTCTCGCTCGGACCTGTTCTGATGGCGCTGTTACGCGGCAAGGCCGCCAAAGCGGCGCGCGAGCGCAAGAGGGCGGGATGACGTCTCAATCGGGCGCGAAAAGCGGATGAAGTCGCGGTTTCCCTGTCTCGTCGAATTCGAGGCAATGATTGACCAAGGCGTCCATCGGATCGCGGCCTTGCCGCTCGAGGAAGGCCAGCGCCGCGAGGATCAGCGCCCATCCCTGCACTCGGCCGGTTTGCGGCAATGCGATCAGGCCGGGGTGAATAGGTTCCTTGCCGAGGAGCGCTTTGAAGTCGCCGACATTTTCGGTGACGATCACCCGATCTTCTGCAATGCAGGCGTCCTTGACCGTGTGATCGAGCTGGCCGCGCCGGCCGCCATGCAGCGGATGAATGGCGTCGTGCCCAAGTTCGGCAAGCTGGCGCGCGAATGTGGGCGACAGGCATTCGTCGATGAAGAGACGCATGTCTCAGGCGGCCGGGCGGGAAATATTCGGCGGCCGGCCGGGCAGGGGATGCGCCTTGGCGAACAACAGCGCCGCCTCCAAGGCTTCGCGCGGGAGATCGGGATTTTCGGCGGCGATCTCGTCCAAAGTGTCGCCATGGGCGACGCGCGCTTCGATGGCGTGCACGGTCAGACGCGTGCCCTTGATGACGGGAAGGCCGCCCTTGATGCCTGGGACGCTTTCGATCCACGCATCGCGGGCGCGCAGATAGCGATCGGCGCGCTCCAGCGCGTCGCCGGCGAGTTCGCCGACGTCAGCTGTGACAGATGGCGCGAGTTCGATTTTCGCGGATTTGAGGCGGGGCAGGTCGAACGCTTGGAGCGCTTTGGCCAGCTTGCGTTTGCCGGCGATCGTCAGGGAGAGATCCCGCAGGCGGCGCATCAGCGCGATATAGGCGACGCTCTCGAGCCCCAGGAAGCGCCGGGCCTTGGCGTTCTTTCCGTACGTCAGGGCGGCGATCTCGCCGATATGAACGGGCAGGACCTTCTCCTCGACGGCTTTTTCGATCGAGCGCTTGGGCGCGCCGGCGAGCTCGGCGACTTCTCGGGGCGTGAGGTTGGCGGCGGTGTGCGGCATGACTAAAAAACATATCCCTTTTGAGGGACTATTTATCGCGCAAGTCGCACGCATGCAAGAGCTCGTCGCCAAGAGGCTCGCCCCTTACAACCCCGCGGCCTTGGTGAGATTGACCTTGAAGCGGTCGCGTTTGCGCTGATAGCGGCGGGTCATTTCGGCGCTGGCGTGGCCGAGGTGCTTTTGCACATGCGCTTCCTCGATTTTCGCCGAGGAGGCTAAGCCGGCGCGCAAGGAATGGCCGGAAAAGGCCAGGCGGCGCTCGCCTTCGGGAAGATCGCCGCGAATTCCGGCGGCGATCGCGGTCTTTTGCACGAGCCGGGCGACATGTTTGTCGGTCAAGCGCTCGGGCGAGACGCCGCCGTTCTTGCGGGCGACGGGGCGAAACACCGGCCCGCGGCTGATCCGCCCGAGCCGCAGCCAGGTCTCGAGCATGGCGACGGGGCAGGTCTCGGGTCGCGAGCCGCGGCCGATTTCGACGTCGCGCCAGCCGGTCTTGCCGTTGATGGTGAGCAGCAGACCGCCCTCGCCAGCGGTATCCGACGGGCGCGCTTCCGGCGTTTCTCCGGCCCCATTCGAGGGGCGAAAAACCTCGATCCAGCCGGTCCCGTCTTCACTTTCGCCGGGACCGCAGTCGAGTCCGACGATTTCGGAGCGGCGCAGGCCGCCGGCGAACCCGAGCGCGAGGATCGCCTTGTCGCGCAGGCCCCGCAGATCGTTGTCGAGCGTCGCCAGCATGGCCATCAGCTCGTCGGCGAAGATCGCGTCCTTCTGCACCGGCGGGCGGCCATGGGCGCGGCGGATGCCGGCGAGCACGGTGGCGATATGGCGATCCGACGTATCGAGCGGTTCGCCCAGTTGGCGGTAGCGCCAGCAGATTCCCGAGAGCCGGCGCTCGAGCGACGAGACGCTCAGCGCCGGCTGGCCGGGCGAATCCTGCACGCAGGCGGCGAGATAGAGGCCGACGGTCTGCGGGTCCGGGGGCAGGGGATCGAGGCCGGAGCGGCGCAGCCAGGAGGCGAATTGGCGCCAATCGGCGTCATAGGCGCGCCTTGTGTTCTCCGAGCGGGCGTTGCGGGCGTAGTCGCGCGCCCTTTCGCCGAGCGCGGCGAGATGGGGGGAGGGGGTCCGCTCCATGAGCGGCGCGTCGCCGGCTTCATTGTCTTCCGGATCAGCCATCTCATCCTCTGTTGGCGCCCCGTTTGAGGGTCTCGTGTCGTTTCGCGCGAAAAATCCGACGCCTCGGACCGCTCGCCTCGGGCGATTTCGAGCGCTTTCGCCCGGAAACGCGGTGGGGTTCGCCGCGCGCGCGGTGATGTCCGATAAGCGCACATTATCGGACATGTTTTAGACAAGACAAGCCCGGCGGATTTTGCGTGAAAACAGGTGACAAAGCGCCGCCGTGGGCTACGATTCTTCCCATGTCCTTGCTTGATTCGATGTCAACGTCCGCGCCCATTTCCGTCGCAAAGCGAGTCCCCCGCGCGCGTCGCGCCGAGGCGGTGACGCCTGCGATCCGCCTCGAAATTCAACCGCTTCCGCGCTGGGCGCGATCCCAGGGCGCTGATCCGGGTGCGGCCGCCTTTTCTGCCGGCGCTGGCCTGGCGCTTTTCGACCAGATCCTGCGCGGCGCCGACGGGGGCGAGCCGGTCTATGCCGGTTGTTTGCGGCAACGGCTCGCGCTGCGCGCCGCCGATTCCTGCGCGACGCTGGCGCGGCTGCGCGAGGATGCGGGCGCGCTTCGCGACGCCGAGCATCTTCCGGGTGGCGGTGAAACGAGCCCGGCCGGTCGCCTGCATCGCGTCTTCCGCCTTTATGCGCCGCAGGGCGGGCGCTTCGATGCGGCGATCTTGCGCGCGGCGGAGCTTCTGGAGGTCAGTGTGGCCATTGACGCCAGCGCGCTCGCCGCCGCTGCTGTCACGGCACCCGACCCGCTCATGGCCGCAGCGCGGGCCAGCGCGGCTGCGATGAAACCCTTCCCCATCGCTGCCGACGCGGAAGTCTTCGCCTTCGTGGTCGCCGATCTCGCTTTGGCGAGCCGTCTGGCCTGGGCGCGGCCGATTCCGCTGCTCGCCGTCGCGATCCTGCATCCGTCGCTGCGGCGCGGGGCAGGGTCAGGGGAAATGGGAAGGGAAAGGACAAGCCGCCCGCGACCAACGGACGACAACTGGGCCGAGTCCGTCG from Methylocystis parvus OBBP encodes:
- the repA gene encoding plasmid partitioning protein RepA, whose amino-acid sequence is MNVMTAIDQTEGFSFYETILEQGELISDKLNMLRLEHYPPDAIKSLRPFSLAEVAYFLGVTPSNIKKLHLEGKGPTPTTSVSGRRTYTAEQMLELRQYLDRHGRADFKKYVPYRRAGERLQVIAVVNFKGGSGKTTTAAHLAQHLALTGHRVLAIDLDPQASLSALHGIQPELDRNPSLYEALRYDDARKPISEVIRRTNFPGLDIVPANLELQEYEYETPLAASDKSSAEGRMFFTRITDALKEVDANYDIVVIDCPPQLGYLTLTALTASTAVLITIHPQMLDVMSMSQFLLMLGGILQSISSAGADVRLKWFRYLVTRYEPTDGPQAQMVGFMQALFPKQMLKNPMVKSTAISDAGITNQTLYEVERSQFTRATYDRALEALNAVNEEIAALVHKAWGRK
- the repB gene encoding plasmid partitioning protein RepB, translating into MARKNLLTSITGAETSKADAVARHDYALRGASRSMMLSIDEMAENAKKMLAGESIVELDVAVLDQSFIADRIEDDDEDYVHLREAIREHGQSTPILVRPHPQIKGRYMIVFGHRRARVARELGFPVRAVVKNLEDIAHIVAQGQENTARANLSFIEKALFAKKLLDMGQRKETIKSALTIDDTLMSRMLSIAETVPPPVIEAIGAARTVGRDRWEELKKQVKQPQKAEAAISIVKSEEFRSKDAIDRFNYLLAQLKALGRNPRKPARGRIEAASWAPEDKTVAASYRNTGDSFNLSLKSKNAGEFGRYISSNLDTLYRAFRETKINSESGD
- the repC gene encoding plasmid replication protein RepC, producing MQRQTTTPFGRRSLSLAMVANQAATKEFASRPDASETVVHKWRLFRALTEAKAPLGVTDRALSVLHALLSFHQETALTLPEKDVKASESGSDTGIIVFPSNRELSIRAHGMAPATLRRHLASLVDTGLIIRRDSPNGKRFARRGEGGEIEDAFGFDLTPLIARASEIENLAEEVRAENRAVALLREKVTLMRRDIAKMIEAGMEEGVPGDWEACDGDYQALSGRLARKMTRADLEALAQELGTLASEINNSLETHVKRQNMSGNESQTERHIQNQTTNISDLEPSLQEGRVEPPGPTGEEAKADRAADWEVGELDPKVAHRSPLTPRPYPLGMVLQACPDIVDYGKGGEISCWRDLVDAAAIVRSALGISPDAWRQALEVMGEHDASIVIAAILQRGDEIKSAGGYLRVLTAKAREGEFSLGPVLMALLRGKAAKAARERKRAG
- a CDS encoding DUF5615 family PIN-like protein, whose translation is MRLFIDECLSPTFARQLAELGHDAIHPLHGGRRGQLDHTVKDACIAEDRVIVTENVGDFKALLGKEPIHPGLIALPQTGRVQGWALILAALAFLERQGRDPMDALVNHCLEFDETGKPRLHPLFAPD
- a CDS encoding DUF433 domain-containing protein, which translates into the protein MPHTAANLTPREVAELAGAPKRSIEKAVEEKVLPVHIGEIAALTYGKNAKARRFLGLESVAYIALMRRLRDLSLTIAGKRKLAKALQAFDLPRLKSAKIELAPSVTADVGELAGDALERADRYLRARDAWIESVPGIKGGLPVIKGTRLTVHAIEARVAHGDTLDEIAAENPDLPREALEAALLFAKAHPLPGRPPNISRPAA
- a CDS encoding tyrosine-type recombinase/integrase — its product is MADPEDNEAGDAPLMERTPSPHLAALGERARDYARNARSENTRRAYDADWRQFASWLRRSGLDPLPPDPQTVGLYLAACVQDSPGQPALSVSSLERRLSGICWRYRQLGEPLDTSDRHIATVLAGIRRAHGRPPVQKDAIFADELMAMLATLDNDLRGLRDKAILALGFAGGLRRSEIVGLDCGPGESEDGTGWIEVFRPSNGAGETPEARPSDTAGEGGLLLTINGKTGWRDVEIGRGSRPETCPVAMLETWLRLGRISRGPVFRPVARKNGGVSPERLTDKHVARLVQKTAIAAGIRGDLPEGERRLAFSGHSLRAGLASSAKIEEAHVQKHLGHASAEMTRRYQRKRDRFKVNLTKAAGL
- a CDS encoding DUF1403 family protein — encoded protein: MSLLDSMSTSAPISVAKRVPRARRAEAVTPAIRLEIQPLPRWARSQGADPGAAAFSAGAGLALFDQILRGADGGEPVYAGCLRQRLALRAADSCATLARLREDAGALRDAEHLPGGGETSPAGRLHRVFRLYAPQGGRFDAAILRAAELLEVSVAIDASALAAAAVTAPDPLMAAARASAAAMKPFPIAADAEVFAFVVADLALASRLAWARPIPLLAVAILHPSLRRGAGSGEMGRERTSRPRPTDDNWAESVARAYGRAVVEAHALAVDLARRAQKVLAVAPMLRAKGAGRVVEMLLADDAVTPAAAASHAGLSDRAARRLFDRLVALGAARELTGRETFRIYGL